In Hydrogenispora ethanolica, one genomic interval encodes:
- a CDS encoding class I SAM-dependent DNA methyltransferase — protein MENFDELALRWDEDPKRRKRASVVAMEMAREIPDLERMTGFEYGCGTGLLSFYLQPFMREIWLGDSSAGMLSVAEQKIQTLRIANMHPLPIDLTAAELPELKFDVVYTLMALHHIKPLNDVLQSFYEMLHPEGTLCIADLDKEDGTFHGPGFTGHHGFDVRELSATLREIGFTKLRSKICHTIVKQDRDGREKQYPLFLLVGQKR, from the coding sequence GTGGAGAATTTCGATGAACTGGCTTTGCGTTGGGATGAAGATCCCAAGCGCCGCAAGCGGGCCAGCGTAGTGGCCATGGAAATGGCGCGGGAGATCCCGGACCTCGAAAGGATGACGGGCTTTGAATACGGTTGCGGCACGGGGCTGTTAAGTTTCTACCTGCAACCGTTTATGCGCGAAATTTGGCTGGGGGACAGTTCGGCGGGGATGTTGTCCGTGGCCGAGCAGAAGATTCAAACGCTCCGGATCGCCAACATGCACCCCCTCCCAATCGATCTAACCGCCGCGGAGCTGCCGGAGCTCAAGTTTGATGTGGTTTACACGTTGATGGCCTTGCACCATATCAAGCCGCTGAACGACGTTTTGCAGTCCTTTTACGAAATGTTGCATCCGGAAGGCACATTGTGCATCGCGGATCTGGACAAGGAAGACGGCACGTTCCACGGTCCCGGCTTTACGGGCCATCATGGCTTTGACGTTCGGGAGCTGTCGGCGACCTTGCGGGAAATCGGTTTCACCAAGCTTCGGAGCAAAATCTGTCACACTATCGTGAAACAAGATCGCGACGGACGGGAGAAACAATATCCGTTATTCCTGTTGGTCGGCCAGAAGAGATAA
- a CDS encoding LL-diaminopimelate aminotransferase — protein sequence MDFIDDKIAERLGGRNFGKSTTVYKFVRIKQAKQEARASKPFLPLIDMGVGEPDRPADPRLVAVLAEEAGKPENRWYSDNGIGEFQDAAAGYMDRVYGVKNLTRANIIHGIGSKPILAMLPLCLVNPGEIALTTFPGYPVTATYTRYLGGDTYHLPLLPENQFYPDFSAIPAPVLKKAKLLYINYPNNPTGQVATREFYQSVVRFARQNNIFVISDAAYAALTFDGYQPLSFLAVDGAMDVGVEVHSLSKAFNMTGWRLAFVAGHPRIIQAYGTVKDNTDSGQFRAIQKAGIYALQHPELTAANCERYSRRHNLLVAALRELGFAAHKPRGSFYCYVPAPKGTRSGLVFENAEAAAEYLIKEALISTVPWDDAGAYLRFSVTFEADGDEAEKRVIAAVRERLGRLELVF from the coding sequence ATGGATTTTATCGACGACAAGATTGCCGAGCGTTTGGGGGGCAGGAATTTTGGCAAGTCCACCACGGTTTATAAGTTCGTCCGGATCAAGCAGGCCAAGCAAGAGGCGCGAGCCAGCAAACCCTTCCTCCCTTTAATCGACATGGGCGTCGGCGAACCCGACCGGCCGGCCGACCCGCGCCTCGTCGCGGTGTTGGCCGAGGAAGCCGGAAAGCCGGAGAACCGCTGGTATTCGGATAACGGGATCGGCGAGTTTCAAGACGCGGCCGCCGGCTATATGGACCGGGTTTATGGCGTCAAGAATTTGACCCGCGCGAATATCATCCATGGCATCGGCTCCAAGCCGATCCTGGCCATGCTGCCGCTGTGCCTGGTGAATCCGGGCGAGATCGCGCTGACCACCTTTCCCGGATATCCGGTGACCGCCACCTATACCCGGTACCTCGGCGGCGATACGTATCATCTGCCGTTGCTTCCCGAGAACCAGTTTTATCCCGACTTTTCGGCGATCCCCGCCCCGGTGTTGAAAAAGGCGAAACTCCTCTACATCAATTATCCCAACAATCCCACCGGCCAGGTGGCGACTCGTGAGTTTTATCAGAGCGTGGTGCGGTTCGCCCGCCAAAACAATATCTTTGTGATCTCCGATGCCGCCTATGCCGCGCTGACCTTCGACGGGTATCAGCCTTTGAGTTTCTTGGCGGTGGACGGCGCCATGGATGTCGGAGTGGAAGTGCATTCGCTTTCCAAGGCTTTCAACATGACCGGCTGGCGGCTGGCCTTTGTGGCCGGCCATCCCCGGATCATTCAGGCCTACGGGACTGTCAAGGACAATACCGACTCCGGCCAGTTCCGCGCCATTCAAAAGGCCGGCATCTATGCGCTGCAGCATCCTGAGTTGACCGCGGCCAATTGCGAGCGGTATTCGCGCCGGCACAATCTGCTGGTGGCGGCACTGCGCGAGCTGGGCTTCGCGGCCCACAAGCCCAGGGGTTCGTTCTATTGTTACGTTCCGGCCCCCAAGGGAACCCGCTCGGGACTGGTCTTTGAGAACGCCGAGGCCGCCGCGGAGTACCTGATCAAGGAGGCGCTGATCTCCACGGTACCCTGGGACGACGCCGGAGCGTACCTCCGCTTCTCGGTGACCTTTGAAGCCGATGGCGATGAGGCGGAAAAAAGGGTCATCGCCGCGGTCCGAGAGAGGCTGGGAAGGCTGGAACTGGTATTTTAG
- a CDS encoding DNA topoisomerase III has protein sequence MSKTLVLAEKPSVGREIAKILHCNQQGNGCLIGPRYIVSWALGHLVTLADPEAYDDRYKTWNLEDLPMLPEKMELVVIRETARQFKAVKDLMKQPDLDELVIATDAGREGELVARWIIQKAGWRKPIKRLWISSQTERAIKEGFQNLKPGREYERLYAAAECRAEADWLVGLNVTRALTCKYNAQLSAGRVQTPTLALVVERENEIKRFVPKAYWTVQAAAGGFNLQWRDANGQTRLFDKGRAEALAAKTSGQTGTIVELKKEAKKEPPPLAYDLTELQRDANRRYGFSAKTTSAVMQQLYERHKLVTYPRTDSRYLSEDIVPTLPERLKAIATGPYAEQARRILGQKLTVTKRLVDNAKVSDHHAIIPTEEPVFLSKLSPEETKIYDLIVKRFLAVLSPPFEYEQTTLRVEAAGEFFAAQGKSVRAKGWRAMEDGGAAPDEAGDDEAPEQSLPELRQGERLKLLTVKTVAGTTKPPARYTEATLLSAMEHPGKGIEDRELREALDNSSGLGTPATRAEIIEKLFNSFYMERQGKSIVPTSKGIQLIGLVPPELRSAELTAQWEQQLTQISKGRAERRQFMAGIRDYAARLVTTVAGSGQSYRHDNLTRVKCPECGKYLLQVKGKRGEMLVCQDRECGYRQNVSLTSNARCPQCHKQLELRGEGENKIFSCSCGYREKLSAFTKRREEEKGKANKREVNQFLNRQQDQGPLNTALAEALSKLKK, from the coding sequence ATGTCCAAAACCCTGGTCCTGGCCGAGAAACCTTCGGTCGGCCGCGAAATCGCGAAGATCTTGCACTGCAACCAGCAGGGGAACGGCTGCCTGATCGGCCCCCGCTATATCGTCTCCTGGGCCCTCGGCCACCTGGTCACCCTGGCCGACCCGGAGGCCTACGACGACCGCTATAAGACCTGGAACCTCGAGGACCTGCCGATGCTCCCGGAGAAGATGGAGCTGGTGGTGATCCGCGAGACCGCCCGCCAGTTCAAGGCGGTCAAGGATTTGATGAAGCAGCCGGATCTCGACGAATTGGTCATCGCCACCGATGCCGGCCGCGAGGGCGAGCTGGTGGCCCGCTGGATCATTCAGAAAGCGGGTTGGCGCAAGCCCATTAAACGGCTGTGGATCTCCTCCCAGACCGAACGGGCCATCAAGGAAGGCTTTCAAAATCTCAAGCCGGGCCGGGAGTATGAGCGACTATACGCCGCCGCCGAATGCCGGGCCGAGGCCGACTGGCTGGTGGGACTGAATGTCACCCGGGCGCTCACCTGCAAATACAATGCCCAACTCTCGGCCGGCCGGGTTCAGACCCCGACCCTGGCCCTGGTGGTGGAGCGGGAGAACGAGATCAAGCGGTTCGTGCCCAAAGCGTATTGGACCGTGCAAGCCGCGGCGGGAGGCTTCAACCTGCAATGGCGGGACGCCAATGGCCAGACCCGGCTCTTCGATAAAGGGCGGGCCGAGGCGCTCGCCGCCAAAACCTCCGGCCAGACCGGGACCATTGTAGAGCTGAAAAAAGAAGCCAAGAAAGAACCGCCGCCCTTGGCCTATGACCTGACCGAGCTGCAGCGGGACGCCAACCGGCGGTACGGCTTCTCCGCCAAAACGACCTCCGCCGTGATGCAGCAGCTTTATGAGCGGCACAAGCTGGTGACCTATCCCCGGACCGATTCCCGGTACTTGAGCGAGGATATCGTGCCGACCCTGCCCGAACGGCTGAAGGCCATTGCCACCGGGCCCTATGCCGAGCAAGCCCGGCGGATTCTGGGCCAGAAGCTGACGGTCACCAAGCGCCTGGTCGACAATGCCAAGGTCAGCGACCACCATGCCATCATCCCCACCGAAGAGCCGGTTTTCTTGAGCAAACTCAGCCCGGAGGAGACGAAGATCTATGATCTGATCGTCAAACGGTTTCTGGCGGTGCTTTCGCCGCCTTTCGAATATGAGCAGACCACTCTCAGGGTCGAGGCCGCCGGAGAGTTCTTCGCCGCCCAAGGCAAGAGCGTCAGGGCCAAAGGCTGGCGGGCGATGGAAGACGGCGGGGCCGCGCCGGATGAGGCCGGGGACGACGAAGCGCCGGAGCAGTCCCTGCCCGAACTGCGCCAGGGGGAGCGGCTAAAGCTGCTCACCGTCAAAACGGTCGCCGGCACCACCAAGCCGCCGGCCCGCTATACCGAGGCGACCTTGCTCTCGGCCATGGAGCATCCGGGCAAGGGGATCGAGGACCGCGAGCTCCGGGAGGCCCTGGACAACAGCAGCGGGCTGGGCACGCCGGCCACCCGGGCCGAGATCATCGAAAAACTGTTCAACTCCTTCTATATGGAGCGGCAAGGCAAGTCCATCGTTCCGACCTCCAAGGGCATCCAACTGATTGGCCTGGTCCCGCCGGAGCTGAGATCGGCCGAACTGACCGCCCAGTGGGAGCAGCAGTTGACCCAGATCAGCAAAGGCCGGGCCGAGCGGCGCCAATTCATGGCCGGGATCCGCGACTATGCCGCCCGTCTGGTGACGACCGTGGCCGGCAGCGGCCAATCGTACCGGCATGATAACCTGACCCGCGTCAAATGCCCGGAATGCGGCAAATACCTGCTGCAAGTCAAAGGGAAGCGCGGCGAGATGCTGGTCTGTCAGGACCGGGAATGCGGCTACCGGCAGAACGTCTCGCTCACCTCCAACGCCCGTTGCCCGCAGTGCCATAAGCAGCTGGAACTGCGCGGCGAAGGGGAAAACAAGATCTTCAGCTGCAGCTGCGGCTATCGCGAGAAGCTGTCCGCTTTCACCAAGCGCCGGGAAGAAGAGAAGGGCAAGGCCAATAAGCGCGAGGTGAATCAGTTCCTGAACCGGCAGCAGGACCAGGGTCCGCTCAATACGGCGCTGGCTGAAGCATTGTCGAAGCTGAAGAAATGA
- a CDS encoding GNAT family N-acetyltransferase, with product MKVFDKFVAPDYVAQGRRTFQEYVASAKIRERYDGGADRVWTAKAGPELVGVIALREEKHISLLFVAEAWQRRGIARGLVGRAIRELETRPGAARQLTVNSSPYAVTVYEKLGFQKLGAEQERDGIRFVPMKADLGSRGAGDPDPGPGR from the coding sequence ATGAAGGTCTTCGACAAGTTCGTGGCTCCGGATTATGTCGCACAGGGACGGCGGACCTTCCAAGAGTATGTGGCGTCCGCCAAAATCCGGGAGCGGTACGATGGCGGCGCCGACCGGGTCTGGACAGCCAAGGCTGGCCCGGAGCTCGTCGGCGTCATCGCCCTGCGCGAGGAGAAACACATTTCGCTCTTATTCGTGGCCGAAGCGTGGCAGCGGCGGGGGATCGCCCGCGGACTGGTCGGGCGGGCAATCCGGGAGCTGGAGACGCGCCCCGGGGCTGCCCGGCAGCTGACGGTCAATTCATCCCCGTATGCGGTTACCGTCTACGAAAAGCTGGGCTTCCAGAAACTCGGGGCGGAACAGGAACGGGACGGCATCCGCTTTGTACCGATGAAGGCCGATCTGGGGAGCCGGGGAGCGGGGGATCCGGATCCCGGGCCGGGAAGATGA